TTGGGTGGAACGTGAGGTGAGCTAACAAATAGTTGGAGAACGCAACTCGTCTGTGGACATCGGGTGCAAGTGTTAACCGCGGTCGCCTTTTCGCGTTCGATAGGCGAGGTAGGATTGTTTCGGTGGATCGGAACTGTAAatctttttcaaaataaagTAAATGAGCGAATTACCTTTTGCGAGATCTCGGGCGATGGTTCCAATTACGATTGTTGGCTGGTGGCGTTCCCACAGCGTCGACGCGCGCTAGAACATAATGAGCCACGGCTGGTCGGTTCGCCATTGAGTTGGTCGCGGTGGTCTCGGGTCGGGTTCCTACCCATTGTCACTTTCAAATACACAGCTCCGCCGCTCCATTGGAATGGCGGCACATGTGATTAGCCGACCCCTGGACCAACAGCCGAGAAGGCTAGACGACGGAGTGCTAGCTAGACACAATGATAATTACCGGTCGGGCGGCACAAACCGAAATGGCATTGAGAATGGTATCCCATGTGCAAAATGTGTGAGCAGATTCACTCTTTGATCACTGCGGCCAGAAACGACGACGCGAAAAGTCGTATGCGTGAAGCACAAGTAAATGATTTTGGATGATTTTGATAACACATGCTTTGAGTCACGTTTATGACGTACCATGGGACAGGATGCTGAGCCACGGTTTTTTAAAACCCAGTCCAATCCATCTACAATCAGTGCCACCATCATTGTcgtcatcacgatcacgatttGTGTCATTCAtgtcgtcgtgctgctgctcgatgatcaTCTCTCGCGAGAGTGCAGATGCTAAAGAGTTAACCGTTGAGAGAGTGTAAGAGATTTGAACCGGGATTCTCTCTCACCTGGTGTGCTGGTTTATGCTGGATGCTTGCCTgcgagagaatgagaaagacaATCATGATCTGTGCAGCAATGTCGGTGCTTGGTCACAGCATCCTCCGGAGGGTGGAGGGGCGTCATTCATAAGCGTGCCGTTGTCTCAGTCGGAGGTGCTTGCTTTGTGCTGTGATCATCGGATTATTCctagggtggtggtggtggtggcgtttgttttgtttttggtgtttggtgcttTACGATCCTCCAAGTGTCGCAAACCCATCCCCAGGAGAAGGACTTTCGTCTCGCTCGAGGTGTCGCAGTTAGCACCGTTTTACGTTCGCTAAAAGCTGGAAATCGTAATAGTGAAGTGAGAGTGCCATAAAGCGCGAAGAACGGCCACGGAAATCGATCCGCGTTGTTCGTtcgtgaaggtggtggtaccgTGGTTCGTGGcgtgcgtcgttgtcgtcggccaACTCCCAACGGAATTACTAATAAGCAAGTCAACAACAAGTGAGTGTACCGTACCGTCGAAGTGCGTGCCTGCCGCGACAAACCGAAATGTTTTGCTAGTTTAGAACGATTCGGGAAAGGTTTTCTATTGTGGTGATCGTTCGCCACGCATACCAGCTGCCAGTAGAGCGAAGCAGCGGTTTATTGAAAGACAGCTTCGACCGACAGATTACCACTCCGAGTCACAGGCGGGGTCAACCAGTGGTCAAAGGGAAAGCAACATCAACGACCCCCACCtcgttacagcagcagcagcagcagcagcagcagcaagcagcagcatcaacgagCACAACCGTAAGTCGGTCCGGGAGAGCTGGAAATTGCTCCCAATTTTGTGTTATTTCCTTTTCACCTCGAATCCCGCGTCCGTGCCCAGGCACACGTTGGCTTCACCGACAGCATCAGGAGCGCTCACAGAGCCGCTGGAATCGGAAACGCAGCAACAGATAATACAACACCGTTGCCAGGGCAAGGAAGCCAATTtactgtgtgcctgtgtttgtatgtgtagCTGGAGAATCTCTTCTTAAAGCAGATGAGATGGccaggcaagcaggcagacaggcacacCAAGGGCACCACCGTTCGCGGCCGCTGCTACCGCTTGGAGGCGGCGGTGGTCACAAGCAGCGGTGTGTGGTGAAGCGGGACGATGAGCAGcacaatggcgacgacgaactACCCCCGTCGACGCACGGCCGGATTACGACACAACCGCGCCAAATCGACCGAACCAACAAGTGTCATTTCTATTAACCCCTGTTTGCTGCCTTCGTGGCCATTTCAATCGCACAGCAATCTGCTTGATACCCACCGCGGATAGCGGGCGGATGGAGCGGGGATGATGTACGTTCGCTCTCGGCTCAGGTTCGACCACTTGtctcatgatgctgctgacggtgcgTCGTtggtgcaccaccaacaagcaGCAGTTGCGCCCGATGGATTGCAAACATGATTTTTATGGAGCGAACGTGCCTACAGCTAGCTGACTAGAAACGGAGATCCTTGGTTTACATTTCATTCCTAGACTCGTGGCCGAATGGCCAACTGAGATTTTCTCTCCTACTCTTACGCGCCACTGTAATGGGCTCACAGTTGGCGGTGGGTTTGTAGAATGGTTGCTTagctacaacgacgacgacgacgacgacgacggcgaagacgaCGTGGCTCGCCGCACGATCCGCGATCGTACCGGAGAACCCGTGGTTGTCGCCGCTGGCTATAAGccagatgacgatgacggcggtggcgactTCAACGTCTTTCGAATATTAAAAAAGCAGCCGCTGGTACACAACACTCAAGGGACGGCTGGAAAGTTTCCAGAAGTTGCCCTCCTCCCTCGGTAGAAGATGGCCTCGACCTGGCCCGCCGCCTTAATGGAATTGGAATGTTTGATTGGAAGGAATTGAATTCCGACTCGTTTCTCTTGCCatcgctctcgctcgcacctCAGGCACCGATGCGGACCGCCGCTTTTTTCTATGTCCCTCCTCCTTCACTTTGAGCCACGTTGCACCAACTCCCTCCCTTTCACTAAGAATTCCGTCCACGATCCGGTGCTAGAAGATGGAGAAGAGATGGTCGCGTGGGTCACGATGTCGAGAATTGGACGAACGGTCCGGAGTGCTCTCCGTGAGCATGCTACCAATTAACGAGTCGCAAGTGCGCGTTCGCTTACGCAGCTGAGACGAGTGCCCCTCAGCATTGTTCTATCAACTTTGAGACACGCTTATCAGGGCGCTTATGCGCAGCTAACAAACAAGAATCAAGCGAGAATGATGGCGAGGTAAAACACGCGTGATGTACCATTTTTCGCGCCATCAGCACGTAACAATCATCCTTCAATCCGaacgaatggaacgaaaaCCCATGGTCCCTAAAACCCCGACAGTCAGCAGTTTaacaaccccaaaaaacaaaactccctcCCGTCTGCGTGGCCCGGCGCCAAACGACTATTCCTAAGGAGAAGATCGTCGTTGTTCATTGTTTACACAACTGCCAATTGCCGGGTGGCAATCGGTTCACGATAAGCCCCATCATTCGTCTTCCCGGTGGGTCCAACAGCCAAACCATAAACTACACCATCGTCTTGCGTTACCAAAGACCAGAGAAGGAGAGACACCCCGACGTAAACGTCTGGCTGGTGGCGATGTCGTCTCCAACGATCTCCCCTAATTTGCGGACCTACAAAGGGGGTCATCTTCTAACTGGCGACAAACCATGGGTTCCTATTGCAAGCCGCAGTTACGGCTCGAGTTGAATGTGCTGTGGTGTGCAGAATTCGGCTTGGTTCTGCCAGTGCAATACGCAATTAGTGTAGGGGTTCTGAAAGTAATTGAATTTATAACGATAAGCCACACGTGgcgcaacatcaacatcgacaATGCCAGCGCTGTTTGGGTTTCGATTTGTTATGAGAAGCATGAAACCTTGTGTTGAACTAAACACGATCGATTGATAACAGTTACTATAGTTGCTAAAGCGCTGGTAGCTAACGTGAAACGCAATGTAGATGCTGAAGAGGGACAGATCGCCCTGATGCGATCCTTATTGCATCGGCAATTAAAGTTGTCCTTCACCGATTAGCGGGAAAGGTTATCTTAATTCAATCGACCTGCCCTACGTACATCCGTGATTGATTGAGatgttttgctcttctttccAGTAGCGGGATGAGCTAGAGAAGCGATTTTGCAGTCCTGGAAAACGCCCAGATTGAACATTACCTTGAATCCTAAGCAGAAAGCATTCCCCGTCCACGATGTTTAAGCTACTCGCGGGCTTGAAGCCGTACTTCAAGAGCCAGGACATCCAAACGGATGATATAGTATTTCGGCTGCACAACACGTTCACCACTGCCTTGCTGCTCGCCTGCAGTCTCATCATCACGGCGACACAGTATGTTGGCAACCCGATCAGCTGCATCGTCGGCGGTGTGCCGTCCCATGTGGTCAACACGTTCTGCTGGATCTCCAGCACGTTCACGATGCCCGATGCATTCCGGCGGCAGGTACGGACACATAATCGGACATTCGAAGCCATCAATTGACcattatttctattttttctcacttttacAGGTTGGACTAGAAGTAGCACATCCTGGTATAGCAAACGAtttcgacgacgaagatgccAAGAAATACTATACATACTACCAGTGGGTGTGCTTCGTGCTGTTCTTCCAGGTAAGCATCTTTAGAGGTGAACCGCACCGTACCATATTGGAAACTTCGGTCTGCTTCCTGTATTTCCTCGGTTAGGCGATGGCATGCTACACACCGAAGTTCATCTGGAACGCCGTGGAAGGCGGACGATTGCGGATGATTGTGATGGGATTGGATGTCGGTGCGTgcaaggagcaggagaagtGTACGAAAAAGCAAATCCTACTAGACTATCTGATTCGGCATCTGCAGCGTCACAAGATCTATATGATCCGTTACTTTCTCTGTGAGGCCCTCTGCTTCTTCAACATCGTTGTTCAGCTTTGGTTTATGAACAGGTTCTTTAATGGTGAGTTCCTGTCGTACGGATGGGACGTACTGCAGTATTCCGACACGCCGCAAGAACAGCGCACGGATGCGATGGTGTTCGTGTTTCCG
The sequence above is a segment of the Anopheles darlingi chromosome 2, idAnoDarlMG_H_01, whole genome shotgun sequence genome. Coding sequences within it:
- the LOC125951599 gene encoding innexin inx1, translating into MFKLLAGLKPYFKSQDIQTDDIVFRLHNTFTTALLLACSLIITATQYVGNPISCIVGGVPSHVVNTFCWISSTFTMPDAFRRQVGLEVAHPGIANDFDDEDAKKYYTYYQWVCFVLFFQAMACYTPKFIWNAVEGGRLRMIVMGLDVGACKEQEKCTKKQILLDYLIRHLQRHKIYMIRYFLCEALCFFNIVVQLWFMNRFFNGEFLSYGWDVLQYSDTPQEQRTDAMVFVFPRVTKCNFFKYGASGSIQKHDAMCILPLNIVNEKTYIFIWFWYILLAVLLAGLLIWRAIIIFAPKIRPLLLRATNRLVDPEVARQLSNTLELGDWWIVYMLARNLDPLICRDVFSDLAKRLKPNEQEGEEKRMN